One Gopherus evgoodei ecotype Sinaloan lineage unplaced genomic scaffold, rGopEvg1_v1.p scaffold_68_arrow_ctg1, whole genome shotgun sequence genomic window, TTATGACTACCTTATGGGAGAAGGAGGCGGGATGGGTGGGTAGGGATGAGTGCTTACAGATATCCGGTGAGCTATGAAGGGAGAGTTTGTTCTGTTCTAGGAGCTGAGTTACTAGGCAGGCATTGACCATATAAGCTTATCAATTGTTTACAATTGTCAATGTCCTTGCTACTAAATTCTACTAAAGCATTCTTGcttgttctgtgttttgtatCTTAGTTGTAGGCTAAATTTTGACTTTTGCTTATAAATATCAATAGGCCCAAGAGCTTAACAGGTTTCAAACAGGGACTGCATCTTTATATAAGTAAGCAGAAAATCCAATTACACTAGTGAAGACTTAATAAAAAAGCTCTCAGAAGGGCTCTATACCTTCCTAATTTATACTACAATATACGTCTAATTAGTGGGCCTCGGGGAGAAACTTTCCTTGGGAGCAGGTTATCTCATAGCTGCCTATTTCAGGGATTCTTTCACCTTCTTCTGAACTATCTGCTACTGTGCATTTGATTCGAGGCCAGATGGACTACAGGTCTGATCTAGTCTGGCAATGCCTATGTTCCTATCGATGGTGTAAATCCAAGACCATGCTTTAGCTTATCTACCTTAAGCTCCTGGGAGTCTCTAGGCTTGCACTGAGGTCAGAAAGATGTCTCGTTAAATATCATCTAGtctcatgggattttttttctttcaggaagGATATTTCAAAACTCCTTAGACCTGTTCAGGACATTATGTTAGCTGTCAATGACACTGAATTCAgctctgcagtgttccttctcaccgggatacctgggcaggaagacGTCCATCTCTGGATCTCTGTCACCTTCTGCTTAATATATGTTATTTCAATAGTAGGAAACTCAGTCATTTTGTTCATTGtaaaaacagatccaagcctccatgagcccatgtacatttttctttccatgttgGCCATCACAGACCTTGCCTTGTCGATAGCCACCATGCCTACAACACTGGGTATATTTTTGTTTAACTCTAGGGAGATCAGTCTGGATGCTTGTTTTGCCCAGCTATTCTTCATTCACTCACTTTCATTCATTGAATCATCAGTACTCCTGTTGATGGCCTTTGATCGCTTTGTTGctatctgtaacccactgagatATGCTTCTATCTTAACCCTGCCAAGACTTCGAAAGATGGGACTGGTGTTTGGGCTAAGAGGGGTGTCTTTAATATtcccactcccctttctccttaaaCGGTTCCAATATTGTCgagccaatgtcctctcccattgcTACTGCCTGCACCAGGACGTTATTAAGATGGCTTGTTCAGATATCATAGTTAACTACATCTATGGCTTCTTTCTTACAGTTACAGTGGTGGGGTTGGATTCACTGTTCATCTTCCTTTCGTACGTtatgatcctcaaaacagtgctgaaagTCATGTCCCATGCGGAGTGCCTTAAGGCCCTGAACACAtgtgtctcccacctctgtgctgtcCTCCTCTTCTACACACCACGGATTGGCTTGAGTGTGATACACAGATTTGGGAAGGGCTCTCCTCCATTGCTCAGCCTTCTCCTGGGatacttctgtttgtttgtcCCATCACTTATGAACCCAATTGTGTACAGCATGAAAAACAAACACCTTCATGCGAGGATAATCAGAGTATTCTTCAAATGAAGGGTCAGTCCATCACTTGGCTCCAGGGCCAGTGACATGAGAGATGAAAAACACAGGCCACGAGCACCTATTCTATTCAGGACCTTACACCTGAGGTGACACAATCTAGTGAACTCCACTCTATAAAGAGAGGTTCAGACATGGTATAAGACCTGGAAGAATGGGAGAGGGGCTGGTGAGGGAGCCTAACAcagtgggggaaggagaccaaggcaGGTAGCAGCTTTTACAATATGTCTGTGTTCATGGAGAGCCAGTGGACCAGTGTGATgtttgcttataaagagctgtatTGGTGCCTGCTCTGACCTCAGATTTCCTCTTGACAGAGTCAATAAAGAGAAAGAATGTGGATGTTGTTTCCCATTATACCTGACTTTTCACTGTTCCATCTCCAGTTAAACATCTATGAACCAGGGGAAAAACTGTAGAGCTGTTCTGCAGTTCCAGTCCTCACCCTTCCTGAGCACTCTGGATACTGCATGATCCAGACTGCACCAGTTGTGGACAGGAGCTATTTAAGTGACACGGTCACCCCCCTTTCCCTGTGCCCTCAGCCAGGTGCATGTGACTGAGTCGTGTCAGATACATGATTAAAGCAAGAGCCCCAGGTGCAGTCATTTAGGTAGTTCCTCTCTCATTGATGACTGTGCAATGTGCACCTGATGAGTCCACTCCCATCGGAGTGTAATGCCACCGAGGCAGAGCAGTGCTACATGTGTTATTAGGAAATGGGGAAACTTTTGTGAATGatggagcctatacaggaaagatgggctccacctaagccaaaatggaaccagattgctggtgcTTCACATTAAGTAacttgtagagcagtttttaaactaatggCTGGAagaaagctgacaggtgctgAGGAGCATGTCGTTTAGACAATGACATCTGTTAGGGAGGATtgattaatggagattctctaggTCCtggtaaggaggagaggatggaagatgataaaatacaggtaggatctgttgagaaatagtcaaatgaaaaaaaaagtcccatgcaattacatcatgtaatgtaGAAAACTAAATAAttagatgggtgaactagagtgcctcatattaaatgaagtTATTGATATAATAgccatcacagaaacttggtggaataaggATGATCAATGAGACAccgtaataccagggtacaaaatctaTTGAAAGAagagaacaggtcatgctggtgggggagtggcactatatgtgaaaggaaGTGTACAATCAAATGTAACAATATcgtaaatgaaccaaactgtacaatAGAGTCTCTATGGGTGGACATTGTGTGtgctaataataagaatatagcagtagggatatattaatGACCACGTACTCAGGTtggtgatagtgactgtaaaatgctcagggagataaAAGAggctattaaaaaaatcaataataataatggggaatttctACTGTCCCCATATCGACTCGGTACATGTAATTTCAGGATAGGATGCAGAGACAGTTTCTTGACACCGTAaaggactgcttcttggagcagctagtcctggaacccacaagatgttgtgaaggccaaatctATAACAGggtccaaaaaagaactagataaattcatggaggataggtccctcaatggctattagccaggatggacagggatggtattcttagcctttgtttgtcagaagctgggcatgagcgacaggggatggatcacttgatgattccctgttctgttcattccctctggggaacctggcactggtcactatttgaaggcaggatactgggctagatggacctttggtctgacccagtatggtgtTTGTAGAGGtggataatagccctgccctgcctcacagaggtaGTGAGAAGATAAATACATTCCAAAAGTTATGTTCGAATGAGGAGTCCTGGTAAgagactcagggccagattcccTCTTTATCCCCTCTGTTTGTGCTGCCCTAGCAATGCAAAGGGGCAGAAATGGGACTCAGCTTGCACACAGAAGCACAGCTAgctcctagcccagcccagcccgttcACTGTAAAATGACCACCTTTTCAAAGGGAAAAAGCGGGACACAAGCAGAAGCCCCATTCCGTCTGTGACCTCCAACTATGCTCCTCTTCTTATTTGAGTCCCCCTCTcagccccatcccatcccatcccccaatACCCCACTCCTGCTCCTTTTCTTTACCTGAGACTCCAACCTCTCTTCAGGAGAGAAGCCAGAACTGGGCCATGGTAAGGGCTGCTCAGGGATCCAGAGCCACTGCTAGGAACCCCATGGTTATTTTTTAACAACTTTTCCTAACACTTTTTTTCTGATggttaataaacctgtttgttTTAGGAAGGCTGGGGTGACTGTATAGTGCTTGTCACAAGCACCAGAAGGGAAGAAACAGAGGAATGCTGCCAGACATGCATGGTGAGAAGCATTTAGCATAGATGGGTTATTGTTCCCAGTTCAAAGAGTGGAACAATTCTGAGATTCCTCCAGAGACAGGAGGGTAAAGGGACCATATATCCTTGTTTTTCTGTGACAATCAGAATTCTTCTTGATGAGCATCTGTCCTTGAATTCCTTCCAATAATAACAATAGCAACTTATTCAAATTGCAGCCAAGACAATGATTC contains:
- the LOC115643731 gene encoding olfactory receptor 51G2-like, which produces MLAVNDTEFSSAVFLLTGIPGQEDVHLWISVTFCLIYVISIVGNSVILFIVKTDPSLHEPMYIFLSMLAITDLALSIATMPTTLGIFLFNSREISLDACFAQLFFIHSLSFIESSVLLLMAFDRFVAICNPLRYASILTLPRLRKMGLVFGLRGVSLIFPLPFLLKRFQYCRANVLSHCYCLHQDVIKMACSDIIVNYIYGFFLTVTVVGLDSLFIFLSYVMILKTVLKVMSHAECLKALNTCVSHLCAVLLFYTPRIGLSVIHRFGKGSPPLLSLLLGYFCLFVPSLMNPIVYSMKNKHLHARIIRVFFK